From a single Melospiza georgiana isolate bMelGeo1 chromosome 5, bMelGeo1.pri, whole genome shotgun sequence genomic region:
- the EXOSC9 gene encoding exosome complex component RRP45 isoform X2, whose translation MKATPLSNCERRFLLRAIQEKKRLDGRQCYDYRNIRISFGADRGCCIVELGRTRVLAQVSCELVAPKPSRPTEGVLFFNLELSPMAAPGLEPGRQSELLVSLNRLLERCLRDSKCIETESLCVVAGEKVWQIRLDMHLLNHDGNITDAASIAGIVALCHFRRPDVSVQGEEVTVYTPEERDPVPLSIHHMPICVSFAFFHQGTYLLVDPTEREERVMDGLLVIAMNKHHEICTIQSSGVVMLLPDQILRCSKITAVKVAEITELIQKALENDQKARKEGGKFGFAESIPNQRITAFKMESAAVDTNDVEEQAGEIIAKADPPSEVPVVHTPGTAQIGEGIESSWGDLEESEKEEAAEEEGESEAAAFECVKVETEDTSTLKETKSDEPIVVSDSEEEEVVILEPQELPRKTRTQASSKQENPSKKAFNKRRRKKRTSR comes from the exons ATGAAGGCGACGCCGCTCTCCAACTGCGAGCGGCGCTTCCTCCTGAGAGCCATCCAGGAGAAGAAG CGCCTGGACGGGCGGCAGTGCTACGACTACCGGAACATCCGCATCTCCTTCGGCGCCGACCGCGGCTGCTGCATCgtggagctgggcaggaccAG GGTTCTTGCCCAGGTCTCGTGTGAACTCGTTGCCCCTAAGCCCAGTCGGCCCACGGAAGGTGTGCTCTTCTTTAACCTGGAGCTCTCACCCATGGCTGCACCTGGGCTGGAGCCTGGCAG ACAATCTGAGTTACTGGTGTCACTGAACAGACTGCTGGAGCGATGCCTCAGAGACTCCAAGTGCATTGAGACTGAATCTCTCTGTGTTGTTGCTGGTGAAAAG gtttGGCAAATTCGGCTGGACATGCACCTGTTAAACCATGATGGCAACATCACTGATGCTGCCAGCATAGCAGGGATTGTAGCACTGTGCCATTTTCGCAGGCCAGATGTGTCTGTGCAAGGAGAGGAAGTAACTGTG TACACTCCTGAGGAACGTGATCCTGTCCCCTTGAGTATCCACCACATGCCCATTTGTGTCAGTTTTGCCTTCTTCCATCAAGG GACCTATTTGTTGGTGGATCCCACTGAACGTGAGGAGCGGGTGATGGATGGGCTGCTGGTAATTGCCATGAATAAACACCATGAAATTTGTACCATCCAGTCCAGTGGAGTGGTCATGCTGCTGCCAGATCAG ATTCTGAGGTGCAGTAAAATAACAGCTGTTAAGGTTGCAGAAATAACAGAACTGATTCAGAAAGCCTTGGAAAATGACCAGAAAGCCAG GAAAGAAGGCGGCAAGTTCGGCTTCGCAGAATCCATCCCCAACCAAAGGATCACTGCCTTCAAAATGGAGAGTGCTGCTGTGGACACCAACGACGTGGAAGAACAGGCTGGAGAAATCATTGCTAAAGCTGACCCTCCCTCAGAAGT TCCAGTAGTGCacactcctggcacagcccaaatTGGGGAAGGAATAGAGAGCTCCTGGGGAGACCTTGAAGAATCtgagaaggaagaagcagcagaagaggaaggtGAAAGTGAGGCAGCTGCTTTTGAATGTGTGAAGGTGGAGACTGAGGATACAAGTACACTGAAGGAAACTAAGAGTG ATGAACCCATTGTTGTGTCTGACAGCGAGGAGGAAGAAGTTGTCATTCTGGAACCACAGGAACTACCAAGGAAAACAAG AACACAGGCCAGCTCCAAACAAGAAAATCCAAGTAAGAAAGCATTTaacaaaaggagaagaaagaagagaactTCTCGTTAA
- the EXOSC9 gene encoding exosome complex component RRP45 isoform X1: protein MKATPLSNCERRFLLRAIQEKKRLDGRQCYDYRNIRISFGADRGCCIVELGRTRVLAQVSCELVAPKPSRPTEGVLFFNLELSPMAAPGLEPGRQSELLVSLNRLLERCLRDSKCIETESLCVVAGEKVWQIRLDMHLLNHDGNITDAASIAGIVALCHFRRPDVSVQGEEVTVYTPEERDPVPLSIHHMPICVSFAFFHQGTYLLVDPTEREERVMDGLLVIAMNKHHEICTIQSSGVVMLLPDQILRCSKITAVKVAEITELIQKALENDQKARKEGGKFGFAESIPNQRITAFKMESAAVDTNDVEEQAGEIIAKADPPSEVFASPVVHTPGTAQIGEGIESSWGDLEESEKEEAAEEEGESEAAAFECVKVETEDTSTLKETKSDEPIVVSDSEEEEVVILEPQELPRKTRTQASSKQENPSKKAFNKRRRKKRTSR, encoded by the exons ATGAAGGCGACGCCGCTCTCCAACTGCGAGCGGCGCTTCCTCCTGAGAGCCATCCAGGAGAAGAAG CGCCTGGACGGGCGGCAGTGCTACGACTACCGGAACATCCGCATCTCCTTCGGCGCCGACCGCGGCTGCTGCATCgtggagctgggcaggaccAG GGTTCTTGCCCAGGTCTCGTGTGAACTCGTTGCCCCTAAGCCCAGTCGGCCCACGGAAGGTGTGCTCTTCTTTAACCTGGAGCTCTCACCCATGGCTGCACCTGGGCTGGAGCCTGGCAG ACAATCTGAGTTACTGGTGTCACTGAACAGACTGCTGGAGCGATGCCTCAGAGACTCCAAGTGCATTGAGACTGAATCTCTCTGTGTTGTTGCTGGTGAAAAG gtttGGCAAATTCGGCTGGACATGCACCTGTTAAACCATGATGGCAACATCACTGATGCTGCCAGCATAGCAGGGATTGTAGCACTGTGCCATTTTCGCAGGCCAGATGTGTCTGTGCAAGGAGAGGAAGTAACTGTG TACACTCCTGAGGAACGTGATCCTGTCCCCTTGAGTATCCACCACATGCCCATTTGTGTCAGTTTTGCCTTCTTCCATCAAGG GACCTATTTGTTGGTGGATCCCACTGAACGTGAGGAGCGGGTGATGGATGGGCTGCTGGTAATTGCCATGAATAAACACCATGAAATTTGTACCATCCAGTCCAGTGGAGTGGTCATGCTGCTGCCAGATCAG ATTCTGAGGTGCAGTAAAATAACAGCTGTTAAGGTTGCAGAAATAACAGAACTGATTCAGAAAGCCTTGGAAAATGACCAGAAAGCCAG GAAAGAAGGCGGCAAGTTCGGCTTCGCAGAATCCATCCCCAACCAAAGGATCACTGCCTTCAAAATGGAGAGTGCTGCTGTGGACACCAACGACGTGGAAGAACAGGCTGGAGAAATCATTGCTAAAGCTGACCCTCCCTCAGAAGT TTTTGCCAGTCCAGTAGTGCacactcctggcacagcccaaatTGGGGAAGGAATAGAGAGCTCCTGGGGAGACCTTGAAGAATCtgagaaggaagaagcagcagaagaggaaggtGAAAGTGAGGCAGCTGCTTTTGAATGTGTGAAGGTGGAGACTGAGGATACAAGTACACTGAAGGAAACTAAGAGTG ATGAACCCATTGTTGTGTCTGACAGCGAGGAGGAAGAAGTTGTCATTCTGGAACCACAGGAACTACCAAGGAAAACAAG AACACAGGCCAGCTCCAAACAAGAAAATCCAAGTAAGAAAGCATTTaacaaaaggagaagaaagaagagaactTCTCGTTAA